In Harpia harpyja isolate bHarHar1 chromosome 18, bHarHar1 primary haplotype, whole genome shotgun sequence, a single genomic region encodes these proteins:
- the LOC128153679 gene encoding uncharacterized protein LOC128153679 isoform X3, whose amino-acid sequence MMHAPDIKNVNFTEWEYIRNTTLEVILQYYADYPSPTIYAAYQGRVVFFPKNGSILLQRLRETDSGIYKATVDLMQDKAWTTLLEVIKPVPQPELRYSSNLAGSPIELVCMVPEGTVASISWKKEGHPLPPEQCHLLSGNISVLQIRKGEKSDCGSYSCNVSNVISWKETVLNLTVTGLTPPLRHVERVAIVVLMFVTVSATSFITILFCQLRKHGFGKEAWKHSLLSAYGLLCISSLLLFAASIIWMLEEGPSAAFVLLGLFFLTAAIGTAQAAAAAVWRPVAPGHIKMWHCIIRNSTAPTILIVNLLITILLLHNIQQLHERGCSEATDLTTSCVFAGVTILVILLVLLLLYHRNKQKEMMMKKQHAIRTAQIMATLQVMEETQVQRQEG is encoded by the exons ATGATGCACGCACCAGATATCAAGAACGTAAACTTCACCGAGTGGGAATACATAAGAAACACCACACTTGAAGTCATCCTGCAGTACTATGCAGATTACCCATCTCCAACCATTTATGCAGCTTACCAAGGTAGAGTGGTCTTCTTTCCAAAGAATGGCTCGATTCTCCTGCAGAGGTTACGAGAGACAGACAGCGGCATCTATAAAGCAACAGTAGATCTGATGCAGGATAAAGCTTGGACAACCCTCCTTGAAGTTATCA AGCCTGTGCCCCAGCCTGAGCTCCGGTACAGTTCAAACCTGGCAGGTTCGCCCATTGAGCTGGTCTGCATGGTGCCAGAGGGAACAGTGGCTTCCATCTCCTGGAAGAAGGAGGGACATCCCCTTCCCCCTGAACAGTGCCATCTGCTCTCTGGAAACATCAGCGTGCTGCAGATAAGGAAGGGAGAGAAGTCGGACTGTGGCTCCTACTCCTGCAATGTCAGCAACGTGATAAGCTGGAAGGAGACAGTCCTGAACCTGACCGTGACAG GTCTCACGCCTCCTCTACGCCACGTGGAGAGGGTGGCCATCGTCGTGCTGATGTTCGTCACCGTCTCTGCCACCAGCTTCATCACTATCCTGTTCTGTCAGCTGAGGAAGCATGGGTTCG gaAAGGAAGCATGGAAACATAGCCTTCTGTCCGCCTATGGACTGCTGTGtatctcctctctcctcctgttTGCCGCCTCCATCATCTGGATGCTGGAAGAAG GTCCTTCCGCTGCCTTCGTCTTGCTTGGGCTGTTCTTCCTTACTGCGGCAATAGGAactgcccaggcagcagcagcagcggtgtGGAGACCAGTGGCTCCCGGTCACATCAAAATGT GGCACTGTATCATCCGGAACTCTACAGCCCCCACAATACTGATCGTCAACTTGTTGATCACCATCCTCTTGCTCCACAATATCCAGCAGCTCCATG AGCGAGGCTGCTCAGAGGCCACTGATCTGACGACCAGCTGTGTCTTTGCTGGTGTAACAATCCTCGTAATACTGCTGGTCCTCCTCCTATTGT
- the LOC128153678 gene encoding uncharacterized protein LOC128153678 isoform X3, translating to MLMCRPVELLGTSWVLLAGLLVPLQQAAEGREKAAAVGSSVLLPGPDNITHIYSTQWEYLDGTSSRTILQYYRGSHDPAIRTPYAGRAVFHPSDGSLLLEDVQESDSGIYKVTVNAGDRESLKILLEVLKPVSRPQLRSSSLVAQATGKVLCDVAEGRVDAITWKKDGQPLPPDRAFYLSDSFSVLYLRSAKKSDCGSYSCNASNRISWQETSLNITVAGLSPPLQDALRIAVVAVVFAAVSGWGLVFPVCQSEKLRIRGELWRWLSAYTCGLVCIASILAGTAGILWMREEGPSIAIILPEIALTYVMVVTFLVSATVTFQPTNLTQLKSKTAQRMMGYAAPGGVVSVVLTTSFLIKNIHHRHEEGCTDFVDVTALTVSTAAVSALPLLTIFLCYHTTQGWLKDRDSSWADKESRNRTFYGPLAKRPDLGGACN from the exons ATGCTGATGTGCCGTcctgtggagctgctggggacCAGCTGGGTGCTCCTTGCAG GGCTGCTGGTGCCTTTGCAACAGGCtgcagaagggagagaaaaagccgCCGCTGTGGGATCCTCGGTGCTGCTTCCTGGGCCGGATAACATCACGCACATCTACTCCACGCAGTGGGAATACCTCGATGGCACCAGCTCCCGCACCATCCTGCAGTACTACAGGGGGTCTCACGACCCAGCCATCCGCACGCCCTACGCAGGACGAGCCGTTTTCCATCCATCCGATGGTTCTCTCTTGCTGGAGGACGTCCAGGAAAGCGACAGTGGCATCTACAAAGTGACTGTCAACGCGGGAGACAGGGAGAGCCTGAAAATCCTGCTGGAAGTCCTCA AGCCCGTGTCTCGCCCTCAGCTCCGGAGCAGTTCTCTTGTGGCCCAGGCCACCGGCAAGGTGCTCTGTGATGTGGCAGAGGGCAGGGTGGATGCCATCACCTGGAAGAAGGATGGGCAGCCCCTTCCCCCGGACAGAGCTTTCTACCTCTCTGACAGCTTCAGCGTTTTGTACCTGAGGTCGGCAAAGAAGTCAGACTGCGGCTCCTACTCCTGCAATGCCAGCAATAGGATAAGCTGGCAGGAAACTTCCCTAAACATCACTGTTGCAG gtcTCTCACCTCCCTTGCAGGACGCGCTGAGGATTGCAGTGGTTGCTGTGGTCTTTGCTGCCGTCTCTGGATGGGGATTAGTTTTTCCTGTCTGCCAGTCTGAAAAGCTAAGAATAA GAGGGGAGCTGTGGAGGTGGCTCAGTGCCTACACCTGCGGGCTGGTGTGCATCGCCTCCATCCTGGCTGGCACCGCCGGGATCCTCTGGATGCGAGAGGAAG gacCTTCTATTGCGATCATACTGCCAGAGATCGCCCTTACATATGTGATGGTGGTAACCTTCCTGGTCTCTGCCACCGTGACCTTCCAGCCTACAAATCTCACCCAGCTGAAAAGTAAAACAG CACAGCGCATGATGGGCTACGCTGCTCCTGGAGGAGTGGTTTCAGTGGTGTTGACGACCAGCTTCCTCATAAAGAACATCCACCATCGCCATG AAGAAGGATGCACGGATTTCGTGGACGTGACCGCCCTCACAGTCAGCACGGCGGCTGTGTCGGCCCTCCCGCTCCTCACCATCTTCCTCTGCT ATCACACGACTCAGGGGTGGCTGAAGGACCGTGACTCCAGTTGGGCGGACAAGGAGAG CAGGAACCGTACTTTCTATGGACCCCTCGCCAAACGACCGGACTTAGGAGGAGCGTGCAACTGA
- the LOC128153679 gene encoding uncharacterized protein LOC128153679 isoform X2 produces MLTWPQAAIAVYLLLILQGSSAVVEITERRVAAEGSSIMMHAPDIKNVNFTEWEYIRNTTLEVILQYYADYPSPTIYAAYQGRVVFFPKNGSILLQRLRETDSGIYKATVDLMQDKAWTTLLEVIKPVPQPELRYSSNLAGSPIELVCMVPEGTVASISWKKEGHPLPPEQCHLLSGNISVLQIRKGEKSDCGSYSCNVSNVISWKETVLNLTVTGLTPPLRHVERVAIVVLMFVTVSATSFITILFCQLRKHGFGKEAWKHSLLSAYGLLCISSLLLFAASIIWMLEEGPSAAFVLLGLFFLTAAIGTAQAAAAAVWRPVAPGHIKMWHCIIRNSTAPTILIVNLLITILLLHNIQQLHERGCSEATDLTTSCVFAGVTILVILLVLLLLYHRNKQKEMMMKKQHAIRTAQIMATLVMEETQVQRQEG; encoded by the exons ATGTTAACCTGGCCACAGGCAGCCATCGCAGTCT ACCTGTTGCTGATTTTGCAGGGGTCCTCTGCAGTGGTGGAAATCACAGAAAGAAGAGTTGCAGCTGAAGGGTCCTCCATAATGATGCACGCACCAGATATCAAGAACGTAAACTTCACCGAGTGGGAATACATAAGAAACACCACACTTGAAGTCATCCTGCAGTACTATGCAGATTACCCATCTCCAACCATTTATGCAGCTTACCAAGGTAGAGTGGTCTTCTTTCCAAAGAATGGCTCGATTCTCCTGCAGAGGTTACGAGAGACAGACAGCGGCATCTATAAAGCAACAGTAGATCTGATGCAGGATAAAGCTTGGACAACCCTCCTTGAAGTTATCA AGCCTGTGCCCCAGCCTGAGCTCCGGTACAGTTCAAACCTGGCAGGTTCGCCCATTGAGCTGGTCTGCATGGTGCCAGAGGGAACAGTGGCTTCCATCTCCTGGAAGAAGGAGGGACATCCCCTTCCCCCTGAACAGTGCCATCTGCTCTCTGGAAACATCAGCGTGCTGCAGATAAGGAAGGGAGAGAAGTCGGACTGTGGCTCCTACTCCTGCAATGTCAGCAACGTGATAAGCTGGAAGGAGACAGTCCTGAACCTGACCGTGACAG GTCTCACGCCTCCTCTACGCCACGTGGAGAGGGTGGCCATCGTCGTGCTGATGTTCGTCACCGTCTCTGCCACCAGCTTCATCACTATCCTGTTCTGTCAGCTGAGGAAGCATGGGTTCG gaAAGGAAGCATGGAAACATAGCCTTCTGTCCGCCTATGGACTGCTGTGtatctcctctctcctcctgttTGCCGCCTCCATCATCTGGATGCTGGAAGAAG GTCCTTCCGCTGCCTTCGTCTTGCTTGGGCTGTTCTTCCTTACTGCGGCAATAGGAactgcccaggcagcagcagcagcggtgtGGAGACCAGTGGCTCCCGGTCACATCAAAATGT GGCACTGTATCATCCGGAACTCTACAGCCCCCACAATACTGATCGTCAACTTGTTGATCACCATCCTCTTGCTCCACAATATCCAGCAGCTCCATG AGCGAGGCTGCTCAGAGGCCACTGATCTGACGACCAGCTGTGTCTTTGCTGGTGTAACAATCCTCGTAATACTGCTGGTCCTCCTCCTATTGT
- the LOC128153679 gene encoding uncharacterized protein LOC128153679 isoform X1, translated as MLTWPQAAIAVYLLLILQGSSAVVEITERRVAAEGSSIMMHAPDIKNVNFTEWEYIRNTTLEVILQYYADYPSPTIYAAYQGRVVFFPKNGSILLQRLRETDSGIYKATVDLMQDKAWTTLLEVIKPVPQPELRYSSNLAGSPIELVCMVPEGTVASISWKKEGHPLPPEQCHLLSGNISVLQIRKGEKSDCGSYSCNVSNVISWKETVLNLTVTGLTPPLRHVERVAIVVLMFVTVSATSFITILFCQLRKHGFGKEAWKHSLLSAYGLLCISSLLLFAASIIWMLEEGPSAAFVLLGLFFLTAAIGTAQAAAAAVWRPVAPGHIKMWHCIIRNSTAPTILIVNLLITILLLHNIQQLHERGCSEATDLTTSCVFAGVTILVILLVLLLLYHRNKQKEMMMKKQHAIRTAQIMATLQVMEETQVQRQEG; from the exons ATGTTAACCTGGCCACAGGCAGCCATCGCAGTCT ACCTGTTGCTGATTTTGCAGGGGTCCTCTGCAGTGGTGGAAATCACAGAAAGAAGAGTTGCAGCTGAAGGGTCCTCCATAATGATGCACGCACCAGATATCAAGAACGTAAACTTCACCGAGTGGGAATACATAAGAAACACCACACTTGAAGTCATCCTGCAGTACTATGCAGATTACCCATCTCCAACCATTTATGCAGCTTACCAAGGTAGAGTGGTCTTCTTTCCAAAGAATGGCTCGATTCTCCTGCAGAGGTTACGAGAGACAGACAGCGGCATCTATAAAGCAACAGTAGATCTGATGCAGGATAAAGCTTGGACAACCCTCCTTGAAGTTATCA AGCCTGTGCCCCAGCCTGAGCTCCGGTACAGTTCAAACCTGGCAGGTTCGCCCATTGAGCTGGTCTGCATGGTGCCAGAGGGAACAGTGGCTTCCATCTCCTGGAAGAAGGAGGGACATCCCCTTCCCCCTGAACAGTGCCATCTGCTCTCTGGAAACATCAGCGTGCTGCAGATAAGGAAGGGAGAGAAGTCGGACTGTGGCTCCTACTCCTGCAATGTCAGCAACGTGATAAGCTGGAAGGAGACAGTCCTGAACCTGACCGTGACAG GTCTCACGCCTCCTCTACGCCACGTGGAGAGGGTGGCCATCGTCGTGCTGATGTTCGTCACCGTCTCTGCCACCAGCTTCATCACTATCCTGTTCTGTCAGCTGAGGAAGCATGGGTTCG gaAAGGAAGCATGGAAACATAGCCTTCTGTCCGCCTATGGACTGCTGTGtatctcctctctcctcctgttTGCCGCCTCCATCATCTGGATGCTGGAAGAAG GTCCTTCCGCTGCCTTCGTCTTGCTTGGGCTGTTCTTCCTTACTGCGGCAATAGGAactgcccaggcagcagcagcagcggtgtGGAGACCAGTGGCTCCCGGTCACATCAAAATGT GGCACTGTATCATCCGGAACTCTACAGCCCCCACAATACTGATCGTCAACTTGTTGATCACCATCCTCTTGCTCCACAATATCCAGCAGCTCCATG AGCGAGGCTGCTCAGAGGCCACTGATCTGACGACCAGCTGTGTCTTTGCTGGTGTAACAATCCTCGTAATACTGCTGGTCCTCCTCCTATTGT
- the LOC128153678 gene encoding uncharacterized protein LOC128153678 isoform X1, protein MHMNICLSGQEPSHGGEREKSKHSLCSWWVCARSSRPPQARSSRLPSIPPPRRRQPGAWGHRRWKRVFMTSLFVGKHGCGCSVVGAWGQAGIAAAGPHLRLLVPLQQAAEGREKAAAVGSSVLLPGPDNITHIYSTQWEYLDGTSSRTILQYYRGSHDPAIRTPYAGRAVFHPSDGSLLLEDVQESDSGIYKVTVNAGDRESLKILLEVLKPVSRPQLRSSSLVAQATGKVLCDVAEGRVDAITWKKDGQPLPPDRAFYLSDSFSVLYLRSAKKSDCGSYSCNASNRISWQETSLNITVAGLSPPLQDALRIAVVAVVFAAVSGWGLVFPVCQSEKLRIRGELWRWLSAYTCGLVCIASILAGTAGILWMREEGPSIAIILPEIALTYVMVVTFLVSATVTFQPTNLTQLKSKTAQRMMGYAAPGGVVSVVLTTSFLIKNIHHRHEEGCTDFVDVTALTVSTAAVSALPLLTIFLCYHTTQGWLKDRDSSWADKESRNRTFYGPLAKRPDLGGACN, encoded by the exons ATGCACATGAACATCTGCTTATCGGGGCAGGAACCAAGTCAcggtggagagagagagaagagcaaaCACAGCCTGTGCAGCTGGTGGGTCTGTGCCAGGAGCAGCCGGCCGCCCCAGGCACGCTCATCCCGCCTGCCCAGCATCCCTCCGCCTCGCCGCAGGCAGCCGGGTGCTTGGGGCCACCGACGCTGGAAACGTGTTTTCATGACATCTCTTTTTGTCGGGAAGCACGGCTGCGGTTGCTCGGTGGTGGGTGCCTGGGGACAGGCTGGGATTGCTGCCGCCGGTCCCCATCTCA GGCTGCTGGTGCCTTTGCAACAGGCtgcagaagggagagaaaaagccgCCGCTGTGGGATCCTCGGTGCTGCTTCCTGGGCCGGATAACATCACGCACATCTACTCCACGCAGTGGGAATACCTCGATGGCACCAGCTCCCGCACCATCCTGCAGTACTACAGGGGGTCTCACGACCCAGCCATCCGCACGCCCTACGCAGGACGAGCCGTTTTCCATCCATCCGATGGTTCTCTCTTGCTGGAGGACGTCCAGGAAAGCGACAGTGGCATCTACAAAGTGACTGTCAACGCGGGAGACAGGGAGAGCCTGAAAATCCTGCTGGAAGTCCTCA AGCCCGTGTCTCGCCCTCAGCTCCGGAGCAGTTCTCTTGTGGCCCAGGCCACCGGCAAGGTGCTCTGTGATGTGGCAGAGGGCAGGGTGGATGCCATCACCTGGAAGAAGGATGGGCAGCCCCTTCCCCCGGACAGAGCTTTCTACCTCTCTGACAGCTTCAGCGTTTTGTACCTGAGGTCGGCAAAGAAGTCAGACTGCGGCTCCTACTCCTGCAATGCCAGCAATAGGATAAGCTGGCAGGAAACTTCCCTAAACATCACTGTTGCAG gtcTCTCACCTCCCTTGCAGGACGCGCTGAGGATTGCAGTGGTTGCTGTGGTCTTTGCTGCCGTCTCTGGATGGGGATTAGTTTTTCCTGTCTGCCAGTCTGAAAAGCTAAGAATAA GAGGGGAGCTGTGGAGGTGGCTCAGTGCCTACACCTGCGGGCTGGTGTGCATCGCCTCCATCCTGGCTGGCACCGCCGGGATCCTCTGGATGCGAGAGGAAG gacCTTCTATTGCGATCATACTGCCAGAGATCGCCCTTACATATGTGATGGTGGTAACCTTCCTGGTCTCTGCCACCGTGACCTTCCAGCCTACAAATCTCACCCAGCTGAAAAGTAAAACAG CACAGCGCATGATGGGCTACGCTGCTCCTGGAGGAGTGGTTTCAGTGGTGTTGACGACCAGCTTCCTCATAAAGAACATCCACCATCGCCATG AAGAAGGATGCACGGATTTCGTGGACGTGACCGCCCTCACAGTCAGCACGGCGGCTGTGTCGGCCCTCCCGCTCCTCACCATCTTCCTCTGCT ATCACACGACTCAGGGGTGGCTGAAGGACCGTGACTCCAGTTGGGCGGACAAGGAGAG CAGGAACCGTACTTTCTATGGACCCCTCGCCAAACGACCGGACTTAGGAGGAGCGTGCAACTGA
- the LOC128153678 gene encoding uncharacterized protein LOC128153678 isoform X2 codes for MHMNICLSGQEPSHGGEREKSKHSLCSWWVCARSSRPPQARSSRLPSIPPPRRRQPGAWGHRRWKRVFMTSLFVGKHGCGCSVVGAWGQAGIAAAGPHLRLLVPLQQAAEGREKAAAVGSSVLLPGPDNITHIYSTQWEYLDGTSSRTILQYYRGSHDPAIRTPYAGRAVFHPSDGSLLLEDVQESDSGIYKVTVNAGDRESLKILLEVLKPVSRPQLRSSSLVAQATGKVLCDVAEGRVDAITWKKDGQPLPPDRAFYLSDSFSVLYLRSAKKSDCGSYSCNASNRISWQETSLNITVAGLSPPLQDALRIAVVAVVFAAVSGWGLVFPVCQSEKLRIRGELWRWLSAYTCGLVCIASILAGTAGILWMREEGPSIAIILPEIALTYVMVVTFLVSATVTFQPTNLTQLKSKTAQRMMGYAAPGGVVSVVLTTSFLIKNIHHRHEEGCTDFVDVTALTVSTAAVSALPLLTIFLCYHTTQGWLKDRDSSWADKERSFEMSQPSSKDAVSTC; via the exons ATGCACATGAACATCTGCTTATCGGGGCAGGAACCAAGTCAcggtggagagagagagaagagcaaaCACAGCCTGTGCAGCTGGTGGGTCTGTGCCAGGAGCAGCCGGCCGCCCCAGGCACGCTCATCCCGCCTGCCCAGCATCCCTCCGCCTCGCCGCAGGCAGCCGGGTGCTTGGGGCCACCGACGCTGGAAACGTGTTTTCATGACATCTCTTTTTGTCGGGAAGCACGGCTGCGGTTGCTCGGTGGTGGGTGCCTGGGGACAGGCTGGGATTGCTGCCGCCGGTCCCCATCTCA GGCTGCTGGTGCCTTTGCAACAGGCtgcagaagggagagaaaaagccgCCGCTGTGGGATCCTCGGTGCTGCTTCCTGGGCCGGATAACATCACGCACATCTACTCCACGCAGTGGGAATACCTCGATGGCACCAGCTCCCGCACCATCCTGCAGTACTACAGGGGGTCTCACGACCCAGCCATCCGCACGCCCTACGCAGGACGAGCCGTTTTCCATCCATCCGATGGTTCTCTCTTGCTGGAGGACGTCCAGGAAAGCGACAGTGGCATCTACAAAGTGACTGTCAACGCGGGAGACAGGGAGAGCCTGAAAATCCTGCTGGAAGTCCTCA AGCCCGTGTCTCGCCCTCAGCTCCGGAGCAGTTCTCTTGTGGCCCAGGCCACCGGCAAGGTGCTCTGTGATGTGGCAGAGGGCAGGGTGGATGCCATCACCTGGAAGAAGGATGGGCAGCCCCTTCCCCCGGACAGAGCTTTCTACCTCTCTGACAGCTTCAGCGTTTTGTACCTGAGGTCGGCAAAGAAGTCAGACTGCGGCTCCTACTCCTGCAATGCCAGCAATAGGATAAGCTGGCAGGAAACTTCCCTAAACATCACTGTTGCAG gtcTCTCACCTCCCTTGCAGGACGCGCTGAGGATTGCAGTGGTTGCTGTGGTCTTTGCTGCCGTCTCTGGATGGGGATTAGTTTTTCCTGTCTGCCAGTCTGAAAAGCTAAGAATAA GAGGGGAGCTGTGGAGGTGGCTCAGTGCCTACACCTGCGGGCTGGTGTGCATCGCCTCCATCCTGGCTGGCACCGCCGGGATCCTCTGGATGCGAGAGGAAG gacCTTCTATTGCGATCATACTGCCAGAGATCGCCCTTACATATGTGATGGTGGTAACCTTCCTGGTCTCTGCCACCGTGACCTTCCAGCCTACAAATCTCACCCAGCTGAAAAGTAAAACAG CACAGCGCATGATGGGCTACGCTGCTCCTGGAGGAGTGGTTTCAGTGGTGTTGACGACCAGCTTCCTCATAAAGAACATCCACCATCGCCATG AAGAAGGATGCACGGATTTCGTGGACGTGACCGCCCTCACAGTCAGCACGGCGGCTGTGTCGGCCCTCCCGCTCCTCACCATCTTCCTCTGCT ATCACACGACTCAGGGGTGGCTGAAGGACCGTGACTCCAGTTGGGCGGACAAGGAGAG gTCCTTTGAAATGTCTCAGCCCAGCAGCAAGGATGCTGTTTCCACCTGTTAG